Below is a window of Syngnathus typhle isolate RoL2023-S1 ecotype Sweden linkage group LG12, RoL_Styp_1.0, whole genome shotgun sequence DNA.
aaattgagaaaaaaaaaaacatttgagtgAACTAAATTAAGCAACCTGAGACAGATGAAAAGTGACTTACTCTGTTGAATGGACTTGACACCCCTGAACATGGTGGCTGCGATGACAAACAGGCAGCCGGTCTGGTCGTACTGGACCTCCCCCATGATGCTGAAGGAGGCCCCCAGGCAGATTGGCATCATGGCCGTGTATTTGAGGATGTGATGCTGCTTGCCCAAGATCAGAGTGGAGATGGCCAGCGTGAAGAGCGGCGTGGTAGTGTAGATCATTTGCGCAAAAGACAACTGCACATAGTTCAGCCCCATGTTGCCAAAGGCGATGCTGGCGCAAAACGTAAGACTCAGCAGGAAGACTTTACATTTAGCCCCCGGGGTCAAGTCCTGATCTGTCGCCCCCGTGCGGTTGATCACCCGCAGTTTGATCAAGCCGTAGTCCACCACGATGGCCGTAAGCATGTGCAGAGCGGACAGCAGCAGGGGGTACCTGAAGTTGTACACGGCAAAGATCCATTTGTTGAGGCTGGAGATGGTGGTGCCAGTCACCAGCCAAATAATAACCGCAGAGAGAAGATGGAGCATCTCTGCTGGGGGTCTCCTCCTGGTTCCCGGCTGCGTGCTCGCCTCGTACTTTGAGAAGCCATCGGCGTGGATCATGATGAGAACATCCTGCTCACTGTTGAGGAAACACAGACACCACGCATTAAGGGGCGAAAAAGTATAGGTATTTGATTTTTAATAATTAATCTGACGTggaaagccattcatttactgccaccaactttctgtctttttgtccgttcggcgatgctggtgccttctaccgcacctcggcatCTCTTTGGATtggatattttttatttttatttttttcttcctgggaccgggatcatcggtggagaccggcgtaactctacgacggcttcctgcttatccgaacagtgatgaccgggtccctcgccttggccttgcagccgcaacccctgtggggagtccgctccctcgtgcttttagctttgatggcttttatctttgatggcttttatcttgagcactttctggctttcttcgTGTGTGGccgccttatgagagcctattgagttgcgctcatgccatctgtgtgtcttttgtatacccactctgtggtatggatactgctggggcctaaatttccccacccctggggatcaataaatagtcaatcaatcaatcaaaacccTCAGGAAATGTTTTGCCTTCAATTGAAATGATGAAATATGTTTTAATCAAATCATGGCATATATGTTAATACATCTGGGAAAtgtttaagtgtttttttttttaaaaagaatgttgacatttttgctGCACTTGCCTCCTCTGTCCACGTGCTTCTATTTTGATGACGTAGCCTGCTGCCTAACAACTTATCTGTGTACGAATGCACTGCATTGCTTCCTACAAAACCACACACGGGAGCACTAATGTAGTGCTCAGGTTTCAAAATTCCTTCCCGACCTGACCAAACACACCAGAGCGGAAAAAAACGGGGATGACGTAATGGCAGGAATGACCGTATACACGTCTGTATAGAAACTTCAAGAATAATCAGTGATCTATTTGAATAGGAGCTCGTGTTTATTAACCATCATAGCTTGCAGAAGTCTTCCAGAATATTATTTGTAAGGTCACTAAATATGAGCTCGCTTTTAAGCGTAAAATAGCTAACAGCGAACCCTTTAATCTCACTATAAATTGCACCGCTTAAAATTAATGTAGTAATACAGAACACCACGTGTTAAACGCTTATATGTAAAAAGGCAACAGTAATTTGTTGACAATAAACCCTTACCTTATTTGACCTTTACAAGGAGCCAGGCTCCTCACTCGTGTTGtgatgctaacgttagctcgTGGCTAGTTAGAGGTCTACCAAAATCAGTTTCACCTTTTACTTCCGGGTTCGTGATGTTGTCTACACCATAGTTTGCATTCAATCGCGTTTTCCCAAAAGCATGTTTAAGATTTGCCGCTTCTTGTTATATCTTTCGACGAGCGCATTGAGTGACCGCTAGAAAACATCGCAGCTTCACTGCAACAAGGCGGACTCAAAAAAACGTCGACTGCATCgcgtgttttgatttttttttcttttcttaaagggccagtgcaacattttagacTCGAAGAGGTCAAAGGCAAAGCCAGTCATGAGGCCTTCGCATTGTGGCAGCAAAAAAATTGAATATTAATGTTTATAATCACCTTGAAAATTGACAACTTTAGAAATTTCTACTATTTCCCAAAGTAGTATgataacggggggggggggggggttgttgacTCCATCATCAAGTTAAGAGGCATTTTCTCTCAGACATATACAGATATTTGATAAAAGAGATGAAAGGCCTTGTTTGTGATGTGAAAAGAATGACATGACTTGAATCTTCAAAGAACCTATAACGTGTGGAGTCATCGTGTTTGTTTTCAACTTAAATATTTACCACAAAATTGTTCATTTAATGTAGAACTATATTTATATTGCATTAATACAGCTTGTAAACATACGCCAGCGTGGACAGCAAACACCGTCTCAGCGAtagctttgtgtttttatttgagtaagaaaaaaaaaaagggtaacaTTTTGAAGGTCGTCGGGCACAAATGGTGAGTTCACATGTTCCAGTAAGAGTCCACTCAGAGTTAGGTGAAAGATATTCACACTTTTTAAACAGGTGCTCAAATCTAAACCCCCCCTAATAAAACATCCATTGGTACAGTCCACGTACTGTGTCAAAAGTTTGATATTTGGGTAACTTGCAGGTAAACTTCACTGTTGTGCTTTATCTGAACTAAAAAGTCATATGAATAAATATTCATATGGTTTAGATTATAATCTAACCTGACATATCATGATATTTACAGTATAATTTGTTTACAGCCATGTTAGGGATATTCAAGTAAATATGGAAACTTTTACAGTAATTCTGAATGACATGACTCTACTTCTACTATGTTTCCTATAGACAGGCAAAAGTCAACCAGTGACTCATATTTGTACAACAAACAGATTATTCgtattactattatttttaaTCGTCCTTACTAGAGCGGAGCTGCGCATGAAGCCTTCAGTATTTGTGTTGCTTTTCTAGCCCATTTAGTTTCTTAATGCAATAGGATTTTTATGGATAAATTATCATTCAGAATAAATTATATGTTTTTGTGCATTATAAAACACAATGTGCTTAATCTGCCTGAGTTTTTTCTCAAGTAACAGGGCAGATAACTTATTGCAGACAACTCTAAACAGTAATTACAAGAATGAAACCAGTGCTATAACTATCATTTCTAATAGGTCCAACAAGGCCCCCATTTGTTGCTGTCTAACTCCAAATTTTCTACACTCAATcaattatacatatatacataattTCATTAAAGCTACATTTCCCTTTCACCTTATCGTCTACTGTATTTAAAAATTAGATTGTATACATCTCAAGATGGATGATAACTGTTCTCCAGgaacaatgatgtcattttacTCGTTCATTcagttttaaaatggaaaaGTAAAATTAATTTACAACCTAGCAATAGCTAATATCGTTTCCAAAGCGTTTACTTGCCAAGCAGCTTAGTCCCATTCAGGCAGCACCAGAATGTAACAATGGAAACGAAGCAGGGTCCATTAAAGGCCTGAAGTCCCTTGTCAAAAGAAGCAAGCATCAATAAGTGTGTCTTTCCAGTTTTGAGAACAACAAACCTGTTTTGGGCCAGATATGATCTGACCGTAGACAGGAGTCCATGATGTCTAAGTGACAGCTTCCATTTGCGCTAAAAGATTTCGGGGCACATGCTCCAGTCCTGCCTCTCTTTGGCCTCCCAGTAGCCTCCCCTGTAGATGTAGCTGCTTTCTCTTGTTGTTCCATCTGTTCTCTTCTCGAACCAAAGCGGCTGGTACACTTCCATTTCTTGCCCTGCACGCACGCCATATGTTAGGACTAACTGATATTGCATCAAATTGATTGGTAAGTCTCCAACCACACCATTTCGactaaactaaacaaatatATTAACAGAATCAATGCTAATGTGCTAATGCTAAGCACTTAAAATGACACTCTTGACCATGCTACAGCACAAATTGTACAATTAAATTGTGGTACAACAAACGGTCTTAGATGGTATATTTAAAGGGCTTGCCTTCCTCGATGGCCTGCATGCTTTGGAcctctctcctcttcctctctagCCTCTGACACTCCTCCAGACGCTGCTTCTGCGTGTTGGCTTCATCCCACAAGCCGGCCTCCATCAGCCGCTGGTCCGGACGCATGCGGCTGTCGGTGGGCGCGACCCCCTCCTCTGGCTCATTCAGAGTCAAAGCCAAGGCAGAGAAATAATGCATGTTCTCGGCATTGTCCCTGAGGGAGCCAAAGGGGAGATGAAGTGAGAGATGGCACGTTTGGTATTTGCAGAGAAGGTGCTAACGATTTTGTAAAGGCGTACGGGAGAGGGTATTTCTTCCACAGCAGCTTTGGCTGAAGAGTCTGATAAACAGTTTTTTGTTTGCCTTCCGAGCCACCGCTCCCTTGACTGCTATCCACTATTTTGGCACTTTCCATCTTTTCATCCCACGTTCCTGATAGGATGTAATGCGCTGTGCcctcacagtcctccaccatgCCCGTCACCTGGAAAATAAAACAGTTACAGTTCTGCATACGTTTGCGAGTCTCACCAGACAGAACACAGGACTGCTGTCGTACTTTACGGGGGACGTCTCTGGAGAAGTAGCTGTAGGGCGAGAACTTGAGATGGCAGGTATCCTTGGTGGTGATGTTTACAACGTCAATCTCACCTGACTGTCAggaacaagaacaaaaaatcTTTGACTTACTCATGAATGACTTCAACTTAATGAACAATTTAGTGGATGCGCACAAAATGAGGGAAACCCAACCTGATCAATCCAGAGTTTCCCCACAATGATATTGTGAACTGTTGAGGTCACTTTGCTCCACACGTAGTGGTTCCCGCTTGAGTGGAACTGCAAGTGAATCTTCCCTATTTTGGATGGAAGGACACTGAGGTATACCATGAACAAATATATGTATGCGTAGCCACAGTTTATAATACTTATTAATGGTACTAGGTCAGCAGGATGCTTGGTTCACATTCCTTACCAATAGATGGCAGTAATGCACTGGAAAATTACGTATTGACTAACACTCATCGATAcggttgtattattattatttttatttaatcctTTTAATTCCTTTCCtccaattgtatttttttaaaggtaAATTCAGTTTCATTCACGGCTCATATCGGGTTTTGTAGTGGAAGGCATGAAAGCACACGCCGCTTTGTCTTCTTACCGAGTGGCACGACAGAGATGTACTTCCCACGGAACTTGCTGTCAATCGTGATGTGTTGCCATAGGGTCCATCCTCGCTGTGAGGTCACGTGGTGGGCAGCAGCTGGTGGGTGATGACTCACCTGGAAGTACACCAAACAGGGCAATGATAAGTAAAATTCATCCTTGTTGATTTCTCCCTAAAATATACCATGTTTGTATAATTTGGGGACTTCAACCCACCTGCTCACAGATGGAGCGGTAGCCGTATTCCTGCAGCCGGTCAAGCTCGTAGGTCTCCCCAAGTAGAGGGTTAAAGGGTTTGGATGTGCGATAGGTGGTGGTGGAGTAGGAGGAGACGGAGAAGGCAGCCA
It encodes the following:
- the slc35e4 gene encoding solute carrier family 35 member E4, with amino-acid sequence MIHADGFSKYEASTQPGTRRRPPAEMLHLLSAVIIWLVTGTTISSLNKWIFAVYNFRYPLLLSALHMLTAIVVDYGLIKLRVINRTGATDQDLTPGAKCKVFLLSLTFCASIAFGNMGLNYVQLSFAQMIYTTTPLFTLAISTLILGKQHHILKYTAMMPICLGASFSIMGEVQYDQTGCLFVIAATMFRGVKSIQQSNLLQEEKINSVFLLYLMSIPSFLILAVAALALENWALLESPLHYDRRLWVFILLSCLGSVMYNLASSCVITLTSAVTLHILGNLSVVGNLLLSQLLFGSELSSLSCAGVVLTLSGMLIYQNSEFIISYMDTRKAKATDSQGENKMETTEMRCQQRTEQDKEHKTD